The following coding sequences lie in one Acidobacteriota bacterium genomic window:
- a CDS encoding thiazole synthase — protein sequence MKPDKLVIAGREFSSRLLVGTGKYASFAQMVEAHEKSGAEIVTVAVRRVNLSDRNRESLLDWIDTKRYFILPNTAGCYSRDEAVRAARLGREAGLSNWVKLEVIGDEKTLFPDNAGLLEATEILVKEGFVVLPYTNDDLVTARRLIDAGAAAVMPLGAPIGSGMGIQNVATMKILREMITEVPLIVDAGVGTASDTALAMELGADAVLMNTGIASADDPVEMAEAMNLATRAGRLAYLAGRIPRKLYATASSPLEGVVR from the coding sequence ATGAAACCTGACAAGCTGGTCATTGCTGGACGGGAATTTTCATCCCGTCTGCTGGTGGGGACGGGGAAGTACGCATCTTTTGCGCAGATGGTGGAAGCCCATGAGAAGTCGGGCGCCGAGATTGTGACGGTGGCGGTTCGCCGGGTGAATCTTTCCGATCGAAACCGGGAGTCGCTGCTGGACTGGATCGATACCAAGCGTTATTTCATCCTGCCCAATACGGCCGGTTGCTACAGCCGGGACGAAGCCGTGCGGGCTGCTCGGCTCGGCCGCGAAGCCGGCCTTTCCAACTGGGTGAAGCTGGAGGTCATCGGAGACGAAAAGACTCTCTTTCCCGACAACGCGGGCCTGCTTGAGGCGACCGAGATCCTGGTGAAGGAAGGATTCGTGGTGCTTCCCTACACCAACGACGATCTCGTGACCGCCCGGCGTCTGATCGATGCCGGAGCGGCAGCGGTGATGCCGCTGGGGGCGCCCATCGGCTCGGGAATGGGAATTCAGAACGTGGCCACCATGAAAATCCTGCGGGAGATGATTACCGAGGTTCCGTTGATCGTGGATGCCGGCGTGGGCACGGCCTCGGACACCGCTCTGGCCATGGAGTTGGGCGCCGATGCCGTCCTGATGAACACCGGTATCGCCTCGGCGGATGACCCGGTGGAGATGGCCGAAGCCATGAATCTGGCTACCCGGGCGGGCCGGCTGGCCTACCTGGCAGGCAGAATTCCCAGGAAGCTGTACGCCACCGCCAGCAGCCCGCTGGAGGGAGTGGTGCGGTAG
- a CDS encoding thioredoxin domain-containing protein — MKTTRNSAAEPEFTNRLIHETSPYLRQHAHNPVDWFPWGEEALEKARREDKPILLSIGYSACHWCHVMERESFENEAIAEVMNAHFVNIKVDREERPDLDTLYMNYVQMTTGSGGWPMTVFLTPDEIPFFGGTYFPPDDRFGRPGFGRLCLALAEAYREKREEIEARGPDILQRLEAMNTLPAGAAKVTRASLDRAFDQLAPRFDLTHGGFTGAPKFPGSMSLTFLLRHFSRTGRPEGREFVSLTLEKMARGGMYDQLGGGFHRYSVDERWLVPHFEKMLYDNALLSRLYLEAYQLDPQPLYARVVEEILDYVVREMLNPQGGFYSTQDADSEGHEGKFFVWTPTEVGEILGEEESKAFCRYYDVTDGGNFEGSNILNVPRPLEQVAGELSLSPGELARILSEARERLFREREKRVKPHRDEKILTGWNGMMGVSFVEASVVLQRADYLEVAKRNARYLLEHLSRGNRILRTRKDGVSKLPGYLDDYANLVEHLLALYQATGEREWLDQAVIYNDAMLEQFWDREQAIFFLTGEEHEQLVTPVRDAYDNATPAGSSVAVFNLLKLAILTGNLEYRSIAETNLENMHLPLTRYPNGFGYLLGAADFYLGPVKEIAVVGDPESDETQRLLDVVHRKFLPNKVVALLDPNDAGGARELPLLEGKTLVRGRPAAYVCENYTCKAPVTEPGQLELELE, encoded by the coding sequence ATGAAAACCACCCGGAATTCGGCTGCCGAGCCCGAATTTACCAATCGATTGATCCACGAGACCAGCCCCTATCTGCGGCAGCATGCCCACAACCCGGTGGACTGGTTCCCCTGGGGAGAGGAAGCCCTTGAAAAGGCCAGGCGGGAAGACAAGCCGATTCTGCTCAGCATCGGATATTCGGCTTGCCACTGGTGCCATGTCATGGAGCGGGAGTCCTTCGAAAACGAAGCCATCGCCGAGGTCATGAACGCCCACTTCGTGAACATCAAGGTCGATCGGGAGGAACGGCCCGACCTGGACACCCTCTACATGAACTATGTCCAGATGACCACTGGAAGCGGCGGCTGGCCCATGACGGTGTTTCTGACTCCCGACGAGATCCCCTTTTTCGGGGGGACCTATTTCCCTCCCGACGACCGCTTCGGTCGGCCCGGCTTCGGGCGCCTCTGCCTGGCTCTGGCCGAGGCCTATCGCGAGAAGCGGGAGGAGATTGAGGCCCGGGGGCCCGACATTCTGCAGCGCCTGGAGGCCATGAACACGCTGCCAGCGGGCGCCGCCAAAGTGACCCGCGCCAGCCTCGACCGGGCTTTCGACCAGTTGGCCCCACGTTTTGACCTGACCCATGGCGGTTTCACCGGAGCTCCCAAGTTTCCCGGATCCATGAGCCTGACCTTTCTTCTTCGCCACTTCTCCCGGACCGGCCGCCCGGAGGGACGCGAATTCGTATCCCTGACCCTGGAGAAGATGGCCCGGGGGGGCATGTACGACCAACTGGGAGGAGGATTTCACCGCTACTCGGTGGATGAGCGCTGGCTGGTGCCCCATTTCGAGAAGATGCTCTACGACAACGCCCTCCTGAGCCGGCTCTATCTCGAAGCCTATCAGCTCGACCCGCAACCCCTCTATGCCAGAGTGGTGGAGGAGATCCTGGATTACGTGGTCCGAGAGATGCTGAATCCCCAGGGCGGCTTCTACTCGACCCAGGACGCCGACAGTGAGGGCCACGAGGGCAAGTTCTTTGTCTGGACTCCAACCGAGGTCGGGGAGATCCTCGGCGAGGAGGAAAGCAAGGCCTTCTGCCGATATTACGACGTCACTGACGGGGGGAACTTCGAAGGGTCCAACATCCTGAACGTGCCCCGGCCCCTGGAACAGGTGGCCGGCGAGCTGTCACTGTCTCCGGGCGAGCTTGCCAGGATCCTTTCCGAAGCCCGGGAACGCCTGTTCCGGGAGCGTGAGAAGCGGGTCAAGCCGCACCGTGACGAGAAGATTCTCACCGGCTGGAACGGCATGATGGGCGTCAGCTTCGTGGAGGCGTCGGTGGTCCTGCAGCGGGCCGATTACCTGGAGGTCGCCAAGCGCAATGCCCGCTATCTGCTCGAGCACCTTTCCCGAGGAAACAGGATACTCCGCACCCGCAAGGACGGGGTGTCCAAGCTGCCCGGCTACCTCGATGACTACGCCAACCTGGTGGAGCATTTGCTGGCGCTATACCAGGCCACCGGCGAGAGAGAGTGGCTGGACCAGGCAGTCATCTACAACGACGCCATGCTGGAGCAGTTCTGGGACCGGGAGCAGGCCATCTTCTTCCTCACCGGCGAGGAACACGAGCAACTGGTGACTCCGGTCAGGGACGCCTACGACAACGCCACCCCGGCCGGAAGCTCGGTGGCGGTGTTCAATCTTCTCAAGCTGGCCATCCTGACTGGAAACCTCGAGTATCGGAGCATTGCCGAGACCAACCTCGAGAACATGCACCTTCCGCTGACCCGCTATCCCAACGGCTTCGGATACCTGCTGGGGGCCGCCGACTTCTACCTGGGCCCGGTCAAGGAAATCGCCGTGGTGGGCGATCCGGAGTCCGACGAGACCCAACGGCTGCTCGATGTCGTTCATCGGAAGTTCCTGCCCAACAAGGTGGTGGCCCTTCTGGACCCGAACGACGCCGGCGGCGCTCGCGAGCTGCCCCTGCTGGAGGGCAAGACGCTGGTCAGGGGCCGGCCCGCCGCCTACGTCTGCGAGAACTACACCTGCAAGGCCCCGGTCACCGAACCCGGCCAGCTGGAACTGGAGTTGGAATA
- a CDS encoding arylesterase, producing the protein MKRLSNIFCAFLTGALFSACSPEQPSSPRQPALQAPDPPPLLHPSAMTILCLGDSLTEGSGLDRSQAFPARLQEKIDALDWKFRVINAGLGGDTTAAALRRLDWFLQRRIDVLILALGGNDGLRGLPLAQIRKNLGAIISKTSARYPEVTVVVAGIQIPPNYGTRYVREFRDLFPEVAAKHGALLIPFLLEGVGGRPELNFPDGIHPNGRGQQIVAENVWTVIEPVLRKLHREAKNATSSRLHPWQPPAFPTRRIGCGRG; encoded by the coding sequence GTGAAACGCCTTTCGAACATCTTCTGCGCATTTCTGACCGGCGCCCTGTTTTCAGCCTGCTCTCCCGAACAGCCCTCCTCCCCGCGGCAGCCTGCCCTACAGGCCCCGGATCCACCCCCACTTCTTCATCCATCCGCCATGACCATCCTGTGCCTGGGCGACAGCCTCACCGAGGGCTCAGGACTGGATCGGTCCCAAGCCTTCCCTGCCCGGCTGCAGGAGAAAATCGACGCCCTGGATTGGAAGTTCAGGGTGATCAATGCGGGCCTGGGAGGAGACACTACAGCCGCCGCGCTGCGGCGGCTGGACTGGTTTCTGCAACGAAGGATCGATGTCCTGATCCTGGCCCTGGGAGGCAACGACGGACTGCGCGGCCTCCCGTTGGCGCAGATCCGCAAGAATCTCGGGGCGATCATCTCAAAGACCTCCGCCCGCTATCCCGAGGTGACGGTAGTGGTAGCCGGCATTCAGATCCCACCCAACTATGGAACGAGATACGTCCGGGAATTCAGAGATCTCTTTCCGGAGGTGGCGGCAAAGCATGGGGCTCTGTTGATCCCCTTTCTCCTGGAAGGGGTGGGCGGGCGACCCGAGCTCAATTTTCCGGACGGAATCCATCCCAACGGCCGGGGGCAGCAGATCGTGGCCGAAAACGTCTGGACGGTCATTGAACCGGTGCTGCGCAAACTCCATCGCGAAGCGAAAAACGCGACCTCTTCCCGACTGCATCCGTGGCAACCTCCGGCGTTCCCAACCCGGAGAATTGGATGCGGCAGGGGTTGA
- a CDS encoding tetratricopeptide repeat protein codes for MARNSPNVPADWLKLARSDLKNGQLTMVLRRKFSTAGILAPLVFALALLSCGGSSAFKRGLEYEQLKNYDAALQSYEEALSADPDNAKYRLYFERARFQAAMAHFDRGRRFREEGRLEEALQEFRRAVQIDPSIVAAHQEAETVAALIRDRERQEEQGESDGLKEALYPSRQFLPVFKLSGEVRKAYVTLGKVGGINVIFAPDFNPSPPEVELDFIDVTLTEALDLLALQSKTYWSVLKENTILVAEDTQQTRQRYQEEIVRTFHLSNVGDKTDLGQIATALRSLLLMNKVAQIDSQNAIVVRDTPDKIAAAERIIRTIDKSKPEVMIEVYILEVVGSMRQFLGLRPGLPSAINVTPNGPQDEQGSNAIRLGELGELGRDSFSATIPSIQLGQLYTRVKGRVLQNPTLRASDGEEATFKVGTQQPIASGSFSTGIGGGTGFGGGAFTTFTTVDVGVTLTITPQVLLNRDISLEIDVALKTISGFETLDGNRYPILANREINHDIRLREGESSVVGGIIQRSDSVTVDGIPGLSKIPLLRYLFSTEDNNTSDNEIIVVITPRIVRLPDILEQDTSLALLGSSNTPKFLGSPKQLIGEIPTPHAGNGQTSPPRAGSGSTVADRPGETLQAPPQSTDRPAPRLAFVRLVGPSGPVSRGSRFRVGVSVANAQQVHGLSLNFRFNPERVQLVDVQGGGFLSSDGISVALAERLENSLGRAVISMARPPDSPGVTGSGVLMNLRFEAVGTGDGAISFGPDSVLRDSGQAVIPTSLAGTEVTIQ; via the coding sequence ATGGCGAGAAATTCGCCCAATGTGCCGGCCGATTGGCTGAAATTGGCCCGGTCCGATCTCAAAAACGGGCAACTCACCATGGTTTTGCGCCGCAAATTCTCCACTGCCGGCATCCTGGCTCCGCTGGTGTTTGCCCTTGCCCTGCTTTCCTGCGGCGGCTCCAGCGCCTTCAAGCGTGGCCTGGAGTACGAACAGCTCAAGAACTATGACGCTGCTCTGCAGAGCTACGAAGAGGCCCTGAGCGCCGACCCCGACAACGCCAAGTACCGCCTCTATTTCGAGCGGGCCCGCTTCCAGGCGGCCATGGCCCATTTCGACCGCGGCAGGCGCTTCAGGGAAGAGGGTCGATTGGAGGAAGCCCTGCAGGAGTTCCGCCGGGCCGTGCAGATCGATCCCTCCATAGTGGCGGCCCATCAGGAAGCCGAGACGGTGGCCGCACTGATCCGAGACCGGGAGAGACAGGAGGAACAGGGGGAGTCGGATGGCCTGAAAGAAGCACTATACCCTTCCCGGCAATTCCTGCCGGTGTTCAAACTCTCGGGAGAGGTTCGCAAAGCCTATGTGACCCTGGGGAAGGTCGGCGGCATCAACGTCATTTTCGCCCCCGACTTCAACCCCAGCCCTCCGGAAGTCGAGCTCGACTTCATCGACGTGACCCTCACCGAAGCCCTGGATCTACTCGCCTTGCAGAGCAAGACCTACTGGTCGGTCCTCAAGGAAAACACCATTCTGGTCGCCGAGGACACCCAGCAGACCCGCCAGCGATACCAGGAAGAGATCGTCAGGACCTTCCACCTGTCCAACGTGGGGGACAAAACGGACCTGGGCCAGATCGCCACCGCCCTGCGCTCCCTGCTCCTGATGAACAAGGTCGCCCAGATCGATTCCCAGAACGCCATCGTGGTGCGGGATACCCCCGACAAGATTGCAGCCGCCGAGCGGATCATCCGGACCATCGACAAGTCCAAGCCCGAAGTCATGATCGAGGTGTACATCCTGGAAGTGGTGGGCAGCATGAGGCAGTTTCTGGGCTTGAGACCAGGCCTCCCCAGTGCGATCAACGTCACTCCCAACGGCCCCCAGGACGAACAGGGGTCCAACGCCATCCGCCTCGGTGAGCTGGGGGAGCTCGGCAGAGACAGTTTTTCCGCGACCATCCCTTCCATCCAGCTCGGCCAGCTCTACACCCGGGTCAAGGGCCGCGTGTTGCAGAACCCCACTTTGCGGGCTTCAGACGGCGAGGAGGCCACCTTCAAGGTCGGCACCCAGCAACCCATCGCGTCAGGAAGTTTTTCCACTGGAATCGGCGGGGGAACGGGTTTCGGGGGAGGCGCCTTCACCACCTTTACCACCGTGGATGTCGGGGTCACGCTGACTATCACTCCCCAGGTATTGCTGAACCGCGACATCTCCTTGGAAATTGACGTTGCCTTGAAGACCATCAGCGGCTTTGAAACCCTGGACGGGAACCGCTATCCCATCCTGGCCAATCGCGAGATCAACCACGACATCCGGCTTCGGGAAGGTGAATCCAGCGTGGTGGGCGGAATCATCCAGCGTTCCGACTCGGTTACGGTGGACGGAATCCCCGGGCTGAGCAAGATTCCGCTGCTGCGATACCTCTTCTCCACCGAGGACAACAACACTTCGGATAACGAAATCATTGTCGTGATTACTCCCCGAATTGTTCGGCTGCCCGACATCCTGGAGCAGGACACTTCCCTGGCCTTGCTGGGATCCAGCAATACCCCCAAGTTTCTGGGATCTCCCAAGCAACTCATCGGAGAGATTCCGACACCCCACGCAGGAAACGGTCAAACCTCGCCGCCCAGGGCAGGCAGCGGCTCGACCGTGGCCGACAGGCCCGGGGAGACCCTGCAAGCGCCGCCTCAATCAACCGATCGGCCGGCGCCCCGCCTGGCTTTCGTCAGGCTGGTCGGGCCCTCGGGACCGGTTTCGCGAGGCAGTCGGTTCAGGGTTGGCGTCTCGGTCGCCAATGCACAACAGGTCCACGGGCTTTCCCTCAATTTCAGATTCAATCCGGAACGGGTACAGTTGGTGGATGTTCAAGGCGGCGGATTCCTCAGCAGCGACGGAATTTCGGTGGCTCTGGCCGAACGCCTGGAGAACTCACTGGGGCGAGCGGTGATTTCGATGGCCCGGCCCCCCGACAGCCCGGGTGTCACCGGATCCGGCGTGTTGATGAATCTCAGGTTCGAGGCCGTGGGGACCGGAGACGGCGCCATTTCCTTCGGGCCCGATTCCGTCCTGCGCGACAGCGGGCAGGCGGTCATTCCCACCAGCCTTGCCGGCACCGAGGTAACCATTCAGTGA
- a CDS encoding type II secretion system protein, with translation MSFRSIKATFRSRRCSDRGLTLVELIATVTIVSILALGALPLTKVVIQRQKEVELRRALRDMRTAIDRYHDAALGGQIEIKFGTDGWPPDLDTLVEGVDQLNAVDKRLRFLRRVPTDPMTGEKEWGLRSSQDSWDATSHGGQNVYDVYSRSNGTALDGSRYSEW, from the coding sequence ATGTCCTTCCGCTCAATCAAGGCCACCTTCAGAAGTCGCAGGTGCTCCGACAGGGGTTTGACGCTGGTGGAGCTGATCGCCACCGTCACCATCGTCAGCATCCTGGCCCTGGGCGCTCTGCCCTTGACCAAGGTGGTGATTCAGCGACAAAAGGAGGTTGAGCTCCGGCGAGCTCTGAGAGACATGAGAACGGCCATCGACCGCTACCACGACGCCGCCCTGGGAGGTCAGATCGAGATCAAGTTCGGCACCGATGGCTGGCCGCCCGACCTGGACACGCTGGTGGAAGGGGTGGACCAGCTCAACGCGGTCGACAAGCGGCTTCGTTTCCTGCGGCGTGTCCCCACCGATCCCATGACGGGCGAGAAGGAATGGGGGTTGCGCTCCTCGCAGGACAGTTGGGATGCCACCAGCCACGGCGGCCAGAATGTCTACGACGTCTACAGCAGGAGCAACGGAACGGCCCTGGACGGTTCCAGGTACTCGGAATGGTAG
- a CDS encoding prepilin-type N-terminal cleavage/methylation domain-containing protein produces MNRWSDGEGAAGQPGGRLGRDGFTLIELMIVLTIVAILVSIALPIADSAILRAREAVLKSNLHTLRTLIDHYTADKRKAPQTLDDLVTAGYLRALPKDPITNETDWQIVMEEASMFPDQLELGIYDVRSNSEAISSEGTAYSTW; encoded by the coding sequence ATGAATCGATGGAGTGACGGTGAAGGGGCCGCGGGTCAGCCGGGAGGGAGGCTGGGGAGAGACGGCTTCACTCTGATCGAGTTGATGATTGTGCTCACCATCGTGGCCATCCTGGTGAGCATTGCCCTTCCCATTGCCGACTCGGCCATCCTTCGCGCCCGTGAAGCCGTTCTGAAGAGCAATCTGCACACGCTGCGCACCCTCATCGACCACTACACCGCCGACAAGAGGAAGGCCCCCCAAACACTGGATGACCTGGTGACTGCCGGTTACCTGCGCGCTCTCCCCAAGGATCCGATCACCAACGAGACCGACTGGCAGATCGTGATGGAAGAGGCCTCCATGTTCCCCGACCAGCTCGAGCTGGGAATCTACGATGTTCGCAGCAATTCGGAGGCCATCTCCTCCGAGGGTACGGCCTACAGCACCTGGTAG
- a CDS encoding ABC transporter ATP-binding protein: MNSTAVPDPPVLQVDRLTKCYRSGERLLTVVDDITLSLGPGETCSVLGPSGSGKTTLLGLCAGLDRPTSGSVVLNGQNLGDLDQDRLAELRNRSVGFVFQTFQLVPTLTALENVMVPLELRGEPGRTWAWELLSRVGLEDRAHHYPVQLSGGEQQRVGLARAFVNRPRILFADEPTGNLDADTGEKVIDLLLEMNRGFGTALLVVTHDLELSGKTRRILTLKGGKITSDRDSDSIRPPEQIPQQTLSGDLRDSSRTESEPS; this comes from the coding sequence TTGAATTCCACCGCAGTCCCTGACCCTCCGGTGTTGCAAGTGGACCGACTCACCAAGTGCTATCGGAGCGGCGAGCGCCTGCTCACCGTGGTCGACGACATCACCCTTTCGCTGGGCCCCGGAGAAACCTGCTCGGTGCTGGGACCTTCCGGCAGCGGCAAGACCACCTTGCTTGGTCTGTGCGCGGGCCTGGACCGTCCCACCTCGGGATCGGTTGTGCTCAACGGTCAGAATCTGGGCGACCTCGACCAGGACCGACTGGCGGAGCTGAGAAACCGGTCGGTGGGGTTCGTGTTTCAGACCTTTCAGCTGGTCCCGACCCTGACGGCGCTGGAAAACGTCATGGTGCCGTTGGAATTGCGGGGAGAACCCGGCAGAACCTGGGCCTGGGAGCTGCTGAGCCGGGTGGGACTGGAGGATCGCGCCCACCATTACCCGGTGCAACTGTCGGGTGGGGAGCAACAGAGAGTCGGTCTGGCCCGGGCTTTCGTCAATCGCCCCAGGATACTGTTCGCCGACGAACCGACCGGAAACCTGGACGCCGATACCGGCGAGAAGGTGATCGACTTGCTTCTGGAGATGAACCGGGGCTTCGGCACCGCTCTTCTGGTGGTGACCCACGACCTGGAGCTCTCCGGGAAGACCCGACGGATTCTGACCCTCAAGGGTGGGAAGATCACTTCCGATCGGGACTCCGACTCCATCCGGCCACCGGAACAAATCCCGCAACAGACCCTGTCAGGTGATCTCCGGGATTCGTCCCGTACCGAATCGGAGCCGTCCTGA